The following coding sequences lie in one Komagataeibacter sucrofermentans DSM 15973 genomic window:
- a CDS encoding chorismate mutase, with protein sequence MTTIEARQEAARLKLEELRCSIDNIDAALIYMLAERFRHTQAVGQLKAANDMPPADPAREARQVARLRELATAAHLDPDFAEKFLAFIIREVIRHHEAIAAGTGQ encoded by the coding sequence ATGACCACCATCGAGGCCAGACAGGAAGCAGCCCGGCTCAAGCTTGAAGAGCTGCGCTGCAGCATCGACAACATCGATGCCGCCCTGATCTACATGCTGGCCGAGCGCTTTCGCCACACGCAGGCGGTGGGCCAGCTCAAGGCCGCCAACGACATGCCGCCCGCCGACCCCGCGCGTGAGGCACGCCAGGTGGCTCGGCTGCGCGAACTGGCCACCGCTGCCCATCTGGACCCCGATTTTGCGGAAAAATTCCTGGCCTTCATCATCCGCGAAGTCATTCGCCACCATGAGGCCATTGCCGCGGGCACAGGCCAGTAA
- a CDS encoding metallophosphoesterase has translation MARDATFPPAAGREEAPPPIASTLPTHPLAGLLAGRPLRVVGDVHGDLHAFRHAAATDRFVIQLGDLVDYGPDSAGAFRLMQRLIDEGRGLFILGNHDRKLARALQGRKMRRDPPLMETLAAFLREENSDVYQRALDDLARAPAWIVLGQSIFVHGGFHARMLGELPPPGLGTVTPLLSRALFGETTGRMQKDGYPERRLNWVDHIPPGYTVYCGHDRRSTDGRPWVRHGRMGGRAIFTDTGAGKGGHLAWIDLPPVL, from the coding sequence ATGGCACGGGATGCCACATTCCCGCCCGCCGCCGGGCGGGAAGAAGCGCCCCCCCCTATCGCGTCCACGCTGCCCACGCACCCGCTGGCAGGACTGCTGGCCGGTCGCCCCCTGCGCGTGGTGGGCGACGTGCATGGCGACCTGCACGCCTTTCGCCACGCGGCTGCTACGGACCGGTTTGTCATACAACTGGGCGACCTAGTGGATTACGGGCCGGACAGCGCGGGCGCGTTCCGCCTGATGCAGCGCCTGATCGATGAAGGGCGCGGCCTGTTCATACTGGGCAACCATGACCGCAAGCTGGCCCGCGCGCTGCAGGGCCGCAAGATGCGCCGCGACCCGCCCTTGATGGAAACGCTGGCCGCCTTCCTGCGCGAGGAAAACAGCGACGTGTACCAGCGCGCGCTGGATGACCTTGCCCGCGCGCCCGCGTGGATCGTGCTGGGGCAGTCCATATTCGTGCATGGCGGCTTTCATGCCCGCATGCTGGGCGAACTGCCGCCGCCGGGGCTGGGCACGGTCACGCCCCTGCTGTCACGCGCCCTGTTTGGCGAGACGACGGGCCGCATGCAAAAAGATGGCTACCCCGAGCGCAGGCTGAACTGGGTCGATCACATTCCGCCGGGTTATACGGTCTATTGCGGGCATGACCGCCGCTCCACCGACGGGCGACCCTGGGTGCGCCACGGCCGCATGGGCGGGCGGGCCATCTTTACCGATACCGGGGCCGGCAAGGGGGGGCACCTGGCGTGGATCGACCTCCCGCCGGTGCTGTAA
- a CDS encoding acetyl-CoA hydrolase/transferase family protein: protein MIDHTRIRNAALRAKITTAEQAASLVRPGSTVGTSGFTGAGYPKAVPQALAALMERAHAEGKEYRIRLLTGASTGPELDGALAKVNGISFRMPYNSDAGLRARINKGETEYLDMHLSHVAPMAWAGFFGTIDTAIIEATAIREDGSIVPSSSVGNSKTWLDTAKQVIIEVNSWQDAALEGMHDIWYGAALPPHRQPIPLLRPDDRIGGTSLKVDPAKIVAIVETNAPDRNAPFSPPDETARGIAGHLMEFFRHEVKMGRLPPSLLPLQSGVGNVANAVMGGLEEGPFDDLTAYTEVIQDGMLGMLESGKMRVASATAFSLSPEAAEALNSRMREFQKKIILRPQDISNHPGLIRRLGCIAMNGLIESDIYGNVNSTQIMGSKIQNGIGGSGDFARNAYISVFMTPSTAKGGKISAIVPMASHVDHITQDSQVLVTEQGLADLRGLSPKQRAEVIIANCAHPDYRPMLQDYYKRARAGSFGQQSPHLLTEALSWHQRFIETGSMMP from the coding sequence ATGATCGACCACACCCGAATCCGGAATGCGGCGCTCCGGGCCAAGATCACCACCGCCGAGCAGGCGGCCTCCCTTGTCCGCCCGGGCAGCACGGTGGGCACCAGTGGCTTTACCGGCGCCGGTTACCCCAAGGCCGTGCCGCAGGCGCTTGCCGCATTGATGGAGCGCGCGCACGCCGAGGGTAAGGAATACCGCATCCGCCTGCTCACGGGCGCCTCGACCGGGCCGGAGCTTGATGGCGCGCTTGCCAAGGTCAACGGCATCTCGTTCCGCATGCCCTACAATTCCGATGCCGGCCTGCGCGCGCGCATCAACAAGGGCGAGACGGAATATCTCGACATGCATCTCAGCCATGTCGCCCCCATGGCCTGGGCGGGGTTCTTTGGCACGATCGACACCGCCATCATCGAGGCCACCGCCATCCGTGAAGATGGCAGCATCGTGCCGTCCTCTTCCGTCGGCAATTCCAAGACCTGGCTCGACACCGCCAAGCAGGTCATCATCGAGGTCAATAGCTGGCAGGATGCAGCGCTCGAGGGCATGCACGACATCTGGTATGGCGCAGCCCTGCCGCCGCACCGCCAGCCCATCCCGCTGCTGCGCCCCGATGATCGCATCGGCGGCACCTCGCTCAAGGTCGATCCCGCCAAGATCGTGGCCATTGTCGAGACCAATGCGCCTGACCGCAACGCCCCGTTCTCACCACCCGACGAGACCGCGCGCGGCATTGCGGGCCACCTGATGGAATTCTTCCGCCACGAAGTGAAGATGGGCCGCCTGCCACCGTCGCTGCTGCCGCTGCAGTCCGGCGTGGGCAACGTGGCCAATGCCGTGATGGGCGGGCTGGAGGAAGGCCCGTTTGATGACCTGACCGCCTACACCGAGGTGATTCAGGATGGCATGCTTGGCATGCTGGAAAGCGGCAAGATGCGGGTGGCCTCGGCCACGGCCTTCTCGCTCAGCCCGGAAGCGGCCGAAGCGCTCAACAGCCGCATGCGCGAGTTCCAGAAAAAGATCATCCTGCGCCCGCAGGATATCAGCAACCATCCCGGCCTGATCCGTCGCCTTGGCTGTATCGCCATGAACGGCCTGATCGAATCGGATATCTATGGCAACGTGAACTCGACCCAGATCATGGGCTCCAAGATCCAGAACGGCATTGGCGGCTCGGGTGATTTTGCCCGCAATGCCTATATTTCCGTGTTCATGACGCCGTCGACTGCCAAGGGCGGCAAGATTTCCGCCATCGTGCCCATGGCCTCCCATGTCGATCACATCACGCAGGATTCGCAGGTGCTCGTGACCGAACAGGGTCTTGCCGACCTGCGCGGCCTCTCGCCCAAGCAGCGCGCGGAAGTCATCATCGCCAACTGCGCCCACCCCGATTATCGCCCGATGCTGCAGGATTATTACAAGCGTGCCCGCGCGGGCTCGTTTGGCCAGCAGTCGCCGCACCTGCTGACCGAGGCGCTGTCATGGCACCAGCGCTTCATCGAGACGGGCAGCATGATGCCGTAA